The proteins below are encoded in one region of Shewanella putrefaciens:
- a CDS encoding SO_0444 family Cu/Zn efflux transporter: protein MLLKNFIDLFLDSAPWLLLGLILAGLLKVFVPMAWMQKQLGGHGFKTVVKAALLGAPLPLCSCGVIPAAVGLRRSGASKAATTSFLVSTPETGVDSVTVSYVLLGPFMAIVRPIAAITSAIVAGLLVGRDDDDGKPVVKPEVQSDKPLEGAPVASCCASKSSAQVTEVKAETAKSCCSSTKVPAITPVKSSCCGNESAPVPKAEPKPKIKMTPMAAPSLMAGSSNVMAVGGQTMGSIQTIGSIQTMGSVAKVDAVKVESAGSCCGSQTAEPEKIVVVKKGACCGSAKDTEPASASTAGESCCASTQDMASEFKSQSVLSRVGIGLKYAATDLVRDTTLWLLVGLFFAALVQTYVPADFLAKWGDGLLAMLVMVLVSVPMYICATASTPIAAGLLLAGVSPGAVLVFMMAGPATNIATLGVVAKELGKRALWGYLGGVLGVALVAGMLVNYLVDTFGFVVMPQIGEQHQMLPHWLVATSGILLAVLMAKVVFEKIPRSWLRRSDCCS from the coding sequence ATGTTACTGAAGAATTTTATCGATCTGTTTTTAGACTCAGCGCCTTGGTTGTTATTGGGCTTGATTTTGGCCGGGTTATTAAAAGTATTCGTGCCCATGGCGTGGATGCAAAAGCAGCTCGGTGGTCACGGTTTTAAAACTGTGGTCAAGGCGGCGCTGCTCGGTGCGCCTTTGCCTTTATGTTCCTGCGGCGTGATCCCTGCAGCAGTAGGGCTGCGCCGCTCTGGTGCCTCTAAGGCGGCAACCACCTCCTTTTTAGTCTCAACCCCTGAAACGGGCGTCGATTCAGTGACGGTTTCCTATGTCTTGCTCGGCCCTTTTATGGCAATAGTGCGGCCGATTGCGGCGATCACTAGCGCCATTGTAGCGGGCTTATTGGTTGGTCGTGATGATGACGATGGCAAACCTGTCGTTAAGCCCGAAGTTCAATCAGATAAGCCATTAGAGGGCGCGCCAGTGGCGTCTTGCTGCGCCTCAAAATCTTCGGCCCAAGTTACAGAGGTAAAAGCCGAAACAGCTAAAAGCTGCTGCTCATCGACTAAAGTGCCTGCAATTACGCCTGTGAAATCATCATGTTGTGGCAATGAAAGCGCTCCTGTGCCAAAAGCCGAGCCAAAGCCGAAGATCAAAATGACGCCTATGGCGGCGCCAAGCTTAATGGCGGGTTCTTCAAATGTTATGGCTGTTGGCGGCCAAACCATGGGATCGATTCAAACCATTGGATCGATTCAAACTATGGGGTCTGTGGCCAAGGTTGACGCGGTGAAAGTGGAAAGCGCGGGTTCATGTTGTGGTAGCCAGACCGCAGAGCCTGAAAAAATAGTAGTAGTGAAAAAAGGCGCCTGCTGCGGCAGTGCTAAGGATACAGAGCCGGCTAGTGCTAGCACTGCAGGTGAAAGTTGCTGCGCTTCGACCCAAGATATGGCGAGCGAGTTTAAGTCACAATCGGTATTAAGCCGTGTTGGAATTGGCCTTAAATATGCTGCAACGGATTTAGTGCGTGACACAACCCTGTGGCTGCTGGTGGGCTTATTTTTCGCGGCACTGGTACAAACCTATGTTCCCGCTGACTTCTTAGCTAAGTGGGGCGATGGGTTACTGGCCATGCTGGTGATGGTGCTGGTTTCTGTGCCTATGTATATTTGTGCGACGGCGTCGACGCCGATTGCGGCTGGGCTGTTACTCGCGGGTGTGTCACCCGGTGCTGTGCTGGTGTTTATGATGGCGGGGCCTGCGACCAATATCGCTACTTTAGGTGTGGTTGCTAAAGAGTTAGGTAAGCGTGCGCTATGGGGATACCTTGGCGGTGTGCTCGGTGTGGCTTTAGTAGCGGGTATGTTAGTCAATTATTTGGTGGATACCTTTGGCTTTGTGGTGATGCCGCAAATTGGTGAGCAGCATCAAATGTTACCCCATTGGCTAGTGGCCACCTCGGGTATATTACTGGCGGTATTAATGGCTAAAGTAGTGTTTGAGAAGATCCCTCGCAGTTGGTTACGCCGCAGCGACTGCTGTTCTTAA
- a CDS encoding cytochrome c3 family protein encodes MKNLTIMLSLVLSIFAGSALAKDTVLLDQTHAAKGVKCASCHGKEDRQAVPMLKCVQCHNTEKLAAKTADVKPTNPHNNRHFDTETDCAKCHHVHKKSENLCVSCHPRFDLVTP; translated from the coding sequence ATGAAGAACTTAACAATTATGCTTTCTCTTGTCTTGAGTATTTTCGCTGGCAGCGCGTTAGCAAAAGACACTGTTCTACTCGATCAAACCCACGCAGCAAAAGGGGTAAAATGTGCCAGTTGCCATGGCAAAGAAGATCGTCAAGCTGTACCCATGCTTAAATGTGTGCAATGCCACAACACAGAAAAGCTAGCGGCAAAAACAGCAGACGTGAAACCAACAAATCCCCATAACAACCGTCACTTCGATACTGAGACAGATTGTGCTAAATGCCACCACGTGCATAAGAAATCTGAAAACTTATGTGTAAGCTGTCATCCACGATTTGACCTAGTGACACCATAA
- a CDS encoding PepSY-associated TM helix domain-containing protein, protein MKVRSDVLRIYQSIHIWTGIIAGIVLFIGFYAGSLTMFKGAIDAWSMPPAVTLPQVPADKLDDLVTQVLAQDDKAKIGFSLHLNDEHQSPMTWYQQGSERELSMSNQLRHASLDENGQLLTQLSTPSELAELIDQLHRTAGIAGEVGHDQAGVYVLGIAAVLYFLALVSGVIFLLPTLTKSFFALRKDKGESRFWLDAHNLVGITSLPFHLVISLTVIVFAFHDQLYDGLKHMVYGEKPLFAQPAPDRTPYTLADLPKVTTVLAKVQKIAPDYQVNEMTFMNLDNPRATLRLGLYNPNGFMRGPVTDYLYLHPYSLKVSNSTIDQSDKGIWARTVAVFFGLHFGSYGGDLGRWVYFFLGLSGAFLFYSGNLLWLEKRRKKQASEQTRACRLMASATVGICLGSVAALAVSMLLGKWLYAHVSNINHLYLWLYYLVFGLLVTYAFWRGAAKAALLILPLCALATLAMPITSLVAVLAPSLGLWAPYSAATLGVDLVALAFSGVFFYGYKLTRHRVFNGPQDSVWAIPVKEPVAELTQQTS, encoded by the coding sequence ATGAAAGTTCGCAGTGATGTTTTACGGATTTATCAGTCTATCCATATTTGGACTGGGATCATCGCCGGAATTGTATTGTTTATCGGCTTCTATGCTGGCTCACTCACTATGTTTAAGGGGGCGATTGATGCTTGGTCAATGCCACCGGCTGTGACCTTACCCCAAGTGCCCGCCGATAAACTCGATGACTTAGTCACGCAGGTGTTAGCGCAGGATGATAAAGCGAAAATCGGCTTTAGTTTGCACTTGAATGATGAGCATCAATCGCCGATGACTTGGTATCAACAGGGCTCAGAGCGGGAACTCAGCATGAGTAACCAGCTTCGGCATGCAAGCTTAGATGAAAATGGGCAGTTGCTAACGCAGCTAAGCACGCCCAGTGAGTTAGCGGAGCTGATTGATCAATTGCACCGCACTGCGGGTATTGCGGGTGAAGTTGGCCATGATCAAGCCGGTGTCTATGTGTTAGGGATAGCCGCCGTTTTATATTTCTTGGCATTGGTTTCTGGGGTGATTTTTTTACTGCCGACCCTAACCAAAAGCTTTTTCGCCCTGCGTAAAGATAAAGGTGAGAGTCGTTTCTGGCTCGATGCCCATAATTTAGTGGGTATTACTAGCTTGCCATTTCATCTGGTGATCAGCCTGACTGTGATTGTATTTGCCTTCCATGATCAGCTTTACGATGGGCTTAAGCACATGGTTTATGGTGAAAAACCATTATTTGCTCAACCCGCTCCAGACAGAACGCCCTATACACTTGCCGATTTGCCCAAGGTCACCACTGTATTAGCTAAGGTGCAGAAAATTGCCCCCGATTATCAAGTGAATGAAATGACCTTTATGAACTTGGATAATCCCCGTGCGACCCTGCGTTTGGGTTTATATAACCCTAATGGTTTTATGCGCGGGCCAGTTACGGATTATTTATATCTGCATCCTTACAGTCTTAAGGTGTCCAATAGCACTATTGACCAAAGTGATAAGGGCATTTGGGCCAGAACCGTCGCGGTATTCTTTGGATTGCACTTTGGTAGTTACGGTGGGGATCTTGGTCGCTGGGTGTATTTCTTTTTAGGGTTAAGTGGCGCCTTTTTGTTTTACAGCGGTAATTTGCTGTGGCTAGAAAAGCGTCGTAAAAAGCAGGCGAGTGAACAAACCCGTGCCTGCCGTTTAATGGCAAGTGCTACAGTGGGGATTTGCCTTGGGTCTGTTGCCGCCTTAGCGGTAAGTATGTTACTGGGTAAATGGTTATATGCCCACGTGAGCAATATCAATCACCTCTATTTGTGGCTGTATTATCTGGTGTTTGGATTGCTGGTGACTTACGCCTTTTGGCGCGGTGCAGCTAAGGCGGCGCTGCTGATATTACCCCTGTGTGCTTTGGCCACATTGGCGATGCCAATCACTTCTTTAGTTGCGGTATTAGCACCAAGTTTAGGTTTGTGGGCACCTTATTCAGCGGCGACTCTCGGTGTCGATCTGGTGGCATTAGCCTTTAGCGGGGTGTTCTTTTATGGTTATAAGCTCACTCGCCATCGGGTGTTTAATGGGCCGCAGGACAGTGTCTGGGCCATTCCCGTCAAAGAGCCTGTGGCAGAATTAACCCAGCAAACATCATAA
- a CDS encoding prohibitin family protein, translated as MIKNELNLPSSIGLAKIIPIVILLILFISLFGSWYTVDQGERGVILRNGKIIGTAEPGLGFKIPVFDTVVKISTQTHTTSYTSLQAYSRDQQPATLKASVTFNVPPDRVEEVYANFKSIDAMVARLLDRQVPTQVENIFGKYTAISVVQERIKFGIDVTNAITQAVKGPVEITSVQIENIDFSNAYEKSVEDRMRAEVEVQTQLQNLEKERVSAQIAVTQAQAEADSQLARAKAEAESIRIKGDAEASAIKSRAEALAQNQNLVELTKAEKWDGKLPTTVLPTGTLPFIDAKKAN; from the coding sequence ATGATTAAAAATGAACTCAATTTACCTAGCTCAATCGGCCTAGCCAAAATTATTCCCATCGTTATTTTGTTGATCCTGTTTATTTCTCTCTTTGGCAGTTGGTACACGGTTGACCAAGGCGAGCGGGGAGTCATTCTGCGTAATGGAAAGATTATTGGCACCGCCGAGCCTGGGCTTGGATTTAAAATTCCCGTCTTTGATACTGTGGTAAAAATCTCCACCCAAACCCATACCACTAGCTATACCTCGCTACAGGCCTATAGCCGCGATCAACAACCCGCGACACTCAAAGCTTCGGTCACCTTTAACGTGCCACCGGATCGCGTCGAAGAAGTGTATGCTAACTTTAAAAGCATAGATGCTATGGTCGCCCGCCTGCTCGACCGCCAAGTCCCCACTCAGGTGGAAAATATTTTTGGTAAATATACGGCGATTTCAGTGGTGCAGGAGCGGATAAAATTCGGTATCGATGTCACTAACGCTATAACCCAAGCCGTTAAAGGGCCGGTAGAAATCACCTCAGTACAGATTGAAAATATCGACTTTTCAAATGCCTATGAAAAATCCGTCGAAGACAGAATGCGCGCCGAAGTGGAAGTACAAACCCAACTGCAAAACTTAGAGAAAGAGCGAGTCAGCGCGCAAATTGCCGTCACCCAAGCGCAGGCAGAGGCGGACTCACAACTGGCCCGTGCTAAGGCTGAGGCCGAAAGTATCCGCATTAAAGGCGACGCTGAAGCCTCGGCGATTAAGAGCCGCGCCGAAGCCCTGGCACAAAATCAAAACTTAGTCGAACTGACTAAGGCTGAAAAATGGGATGGCAAACTGCCCACCACAGTCTTACCAACGGGCACACTGCCCTTTATCGATGCGAAAAAAGCCAACTAA
- a CDS encoding FAD-binding protein — protein sequence MSKESKEIDQYTASVLQNGISRRTFLTRAAVGSSGLAFASLGMGSASAAPIQVGTEYGEIGGATLGFLPKPKPIADKDIATTQTFDVVVVGAGASGVPAALSARESGASVACLQKQAIPVSQGNTGSGIDLKNSDKSAIESLVSRLMADNAHRSHPGLLRQWAYNSGEAVNWVIDRVKQGGGQIVDQGTKPQHSIRGIADQGDRLNFVTSFCGPKPYTTGDAIRALAKTAEKAGVKFFFNTPAQQLIQDESGKVIGVIAQTRDGKYHKYMAKKGVILSSGDYQNNQAMCDFFIPELKNFERKQMDRTGDGFAMAYWAGGVIEPVGHTKMLHDFDAGPASMCDMPFLAVNRKGERFVNEKVEMSLMNNYLKDEQNAGHYSQVFDSDYMTQAKDWPGHLYSPEELKVYMPEEPGEKKGVYPSLINTYSANTLEELAVKLECDPKTFVASVNRYNELCKKGKDEDFGKPASKMVPVLKPPFYGIHRRMRISTICSGILVNENHQVLDADGKEIPGLFIVGNLGAGFYGGVDYPLTVFGLSLGRCYTFGYLAGKYVAKL from the coding sequence ATGAGTAAAGAATCGAAAGAAATTGATCAATACACTGCTAGCGTCCTTCAAAATGGTATATCTCGAAGAACTTTCCTGACGCGAGCCGCGGTAGGCAGCAGTGGCTTAGCCTTCGCGAGTCTTGGTATGGGTTCTGCTAGCGCTGCACCGATTCAAGTTGGTACTGAATATGGTGAGATTGGTGGCGCAACCTTAGGTTTTCTGCCTAAGCCAAAACCTATTGCTGATAAAGATATTGCGACAACCCAAACCTTTGATGTCGTTGTTGTCGGTGCGGGTGCTTCGGGCGTGCCTGCGGCTCTCTCCGCCAGAGAAAGCGGCGCAAGCGTTGCTTGTTTGCAAAAGCAGGCGATTCCCGTATCCCAGGGCAACACAGGCTCAGGTATTGATCTAAAAAACAGCGACAAATCGGCAATCGAATCCTTAGTGAGCCGTTTGATGGCGGACAACGCCCACCGCTCACACCCAGGTTTACTAAGACAATGGGCCTACAACTCCGGTGAAGCCGTGAATTGGGTTATTGACCGCGTTAAGCAAGGTGGTGGCCAAATTGTTGACCAAGGAACTAAACCGCAACATAGTATTCGCGGCATCGCAGATCAAGGTGATCGTCTAAATTTTGTGACCTCATTCTGCGGTCCTAAACCCTACACCACTGGCGATGCCATTCGTGCATTAGCTAAAACGGCCGAAAAAGCCGGGGTGAAATTCTTCTTTAATACGCCAGCACAGCAGTTAATCCAAGATGAGTCAGGAAAAGTGATTGGGGTTATTGCCCAGACTCGTGATGGTAAGTACCACAAATATATGGCTAAGAAAGGTGTCATCCTGTCTTCCGGTGACTACCAAAATAACCAAGCCATGTGTGACTTCTTCATCCCTGAACTGAAAAACTTTGAACGTAAGCAGATGGACCGCACCGGTGATGGTTTTGCTATGGCCTATTGGGCGGGTGGGGTTATCGAACCCGTTGGCCACACAAAAATGCTCCACGACTTCGATGCAGGTCCAGCCTCAATGTGCGACATGCCATTCCTAGCCGTAAACCGTAAAGGTGAGCGCTTTGTGAATGAAAAGGTCGAGATGTCTTTGATGAATAACTACTTGAAAGATGAGCAGAATGCTGGTCATTACTCCCAAGTATTTGATTCAGACTATATGACACAAGCCAAAGATTGGCCCGGCCACCTCTATTCTCCTGAAGAACTAAAAGTCTACATGCCTGAAGAGCCAGGCGAGAAAAAGGGCGTCTACCCTTCTTTGATCAATACCTATTCAGCTAACACCTTAGAAGAATTGGCCGTGAAACTGGAATGCGATCCAAAAACCTTTGTTGCTAGCGTTAACCGTTACAACGAGTTATGCAAAAAGGGCAAAGATGAGGACTTCGGAAAACCGGCGAGCAAGATGGTGCCAGTACTCAAGCCTCCTTTCTACGGTATCCACCGTCGCATGCGAATTTCAACTATATGCTCAGGTATTCTCGTTAACGAAAATCATCAAGTACTTGATGCCGATGGTAAAGAAATTCCGGGTTTATTCATTGTCGGCAACCTTGGAGCCGGTTTCTATGGTGGCGTTGACTATCCATTGACCGTATTCGGCTTGTCCCTAGGCCGTTGTTATACCTTCGGTTACTTAGCCGGCAAATACGTCGCCAAACTATAG
- a CDS encoding MFS transporter: MLLAQPIKKPGLFVPVAGLSLFALASGYLMSLIPLSLSYFELSLDLAPWLASIFYLGLLLGAPCIAPIVSRIGHSKAFILFLNILLCSVVLMVLLPQTSIWLASRLIAGLAVAGIFVVVESWLLMADTQKQRAKRLGLYMTALYGGTAIGQLAVDYLGTTGNLPYLVVIGLLAAASLPALLVKRGQPQSSEQHSIALSALKTLNKPAITGCLVSGLLLGPIYGLLPVYVSQDMGFAEQTGQFMALIILGGMLVQPLVSYLSPRIQKSVLMAAFCLVGAASLLLLMQKSLVGLWFGFVLLGACAFALYPIAISLACDHLPSSQIVAATQIMLLSYSVGSVIGPITASRFNHIEHGLLLYLAASFLMTACYLSVHLLARNKLRLPTAKA, encoded by the coding sequence ATGCTGTTAGCTCAACCCATTAAAAAACCTGGGCTTTTTGTTCCTGTGGCAGGACTCAGTCTCTTTGCCTTAGCGTCAGGCTACTTGATGAGTTTGATCCCACTCTCACTCAGTTACTTTGAGCTGAGTCTTGATCTTGCGCCTTGGCTGGCGAGTATTTTCTACCTCGGCTTATTACTCGGCGCACCTTGTATTGCGCCGATAGTCAGCCGCATAGGCCACAGTAAGGCCTTTATTTTGTTCTTAAATATCTTACTGTGTAGCGTTGTGCTGATGGTGCTACTGCCGCAGACGAGTATCTGGTTGGCATCACGGTTGATCGCGGGCTTGGCCGTTGCGGGGATTTTTGTGGTGGTCGAGTCTTGGTTACTGATGGCCGATACCCAAAAACAACGGGCAAAACGCTTAGGCCTATATATGACCGCCCTCTACGGTGGCACCGCCATCGGACAACTCGCCGTAGATTATTTAGGCACTACGGGTAATTTACCCTATTTGGTAGTAATAGGTTTGCTGGCTGCTGCCAGTTTACCCGCGCTTTTAGTTAAACGCGGCCAACCGCAGTCAAGTGAACAACACTCAATCGCCCTTTCCGCCCTAAAAACCCTGAATAAACCCGCCATTACAGGCTGTTTAGTGTCGGGATTATTACTCGGCCCCATCTACGGTTTATTGCCTGTGTATGTGTCGCAGGATATGGGGTTTGCCGAGCAAACAGGGCAATTTATGGCACTAATTATCTTAGGTGGCATGCTAGTCCAGCCCTTAGTGAGCTATTTATCTCCGCGTATTCAAAAGAGTGTGTTAATGGCCGCCTTCTGCTTAGTGGGCGCTGCATCGCTGTTATTACTGATGCAAAAATCCCTTGTGGGATTATGGTTTGGTTTTGTGTTACTCGGCGCCTGCGCCTTTGCCCTCTACCCCATCGCCATTAGCTTGGCCTGCGATCATTTACCTTCCAGCCAAATCGTCGCCGCCACTCAGATTATGTTATTAAGCTATTCCGTGGGGTCGGTTATTGGCCCTATTACCGCCAGCCGATTTAACCATATAGAACATGGCTTATTGCTCTACTTAGCAGCCAGCTTTTTAATGACGGCTTGCTACCTAAGCGTACACTTACTAGCCCGAAACAAACTGCGTTTACCCACAGCGAAAGCTTAG
- a CDS encoding sensor domain-containing diguanylate cyclase: MASDTAAEQIKQLQAEIAQLKRENANLTALNRRAEEKLFAALDGNGLCLWEQHIPSGNLTIFNMRWGELLGFSREELAAHIDSWKSKLHPEDKEWVIKAFEDHVSGKADYYQVVHRMLHKDGSITWVSDRGRIVERLADGTPLRMMGSHIDITQEKRYEMDLARLAHSDPLTNLMNRQAIAKAFDDSLRSGIHGALFFIDLDGFKALNDRYGHKFGDSLLMHVAHTLVCHAGELAQIARLGGDEFVILLPSSDSGSLAILAQSLLDVYRQKFLLEGCEVEIGLSIGIDIFSDGDSFAKSCDRADAAMYRVKHQGKHGYCFYHPPK; encoded by the coding sequence GTGGCTTCGGATACCGCAGCGGAACAGATTAAACAGCTTCAGGCTGAAATCGCTCAGCTAAAACGGGAAAACGCTAATTTAACGGCGTTGAATCGCCGTGCCGAAGAAAAACTGTTTGCCGCCCTCGATGGTAATGGCCTGTGCCTGTGGGAACAGCATATTCCCAGTGGGAATTTGACCATATTTAATATGCGCTGGGGCGAATTATTAGGTTTCAGTCGTGAAGAACTTGCAGCCCATATCGACAGCTGGAAAAGCAAATTACACCCAGAAGATAAAGAATGGGTAATCAAAGCCTTTGAAGACCATGTCAGTGGTAAGGCCGATTACTATCAGGTAGTACACCGAATGCTGCACAAAGATGGCAGCATCACTTGGGTGTCCGACCGGGGGCGTATCGTTGAGCGTCTTGCCGACGGCACGCCGCTGCGGATGATGGGCAGCCATATCGATATTACCCAAGAAAAACGCTATGAAATGGATTTAGCCCGCTTAGCCCACAGTGATCCTTTAACGAATTTGATGAATCGCCAAGCCATAGCCAAAGCATTCGATGACTCCTTGCGTTCGGGTATCCACGGGGCATTATTTTTTATCGATCTAGATGGTTTTAAAGCGCTTAATGACCGCTATGGACATAAGTTTGGCGACAGTTTGCTGATGCACGTGGCGCATACTCTGGTGTGCCATGCGGGTGAATTAGCGCAGATAGCCAGGTTAGGGGGTGATGAATTTGTGATTTTACTGCCATCCTCCGATAGTGGATCTTTAGCGATACTCGCCCAGTCCCTGCTCGATGTGTATCGACAAAAATTCCTACTAGAAGGCTGTGAAGTGGAAATTGGTTTAAGCATTGGGATCGATATTTTTAGCGATGGCGATAGTTTTGCTAAAAGTTGCGATCGCGCCGATGCCGCCATGTACCGGGTGAAACACCAAGGAAAGCATGGATATTGCTTCTATCATCCGCCCAAATAA
- the trxC gene encoding thioredoxin TrxC, producing the protein MIIACPHCDTLNRVPKERLTEQPTCGKCKRSVFAAAPIELTSANFSHHAHKSELPLVVDFWASWCGPCKSFAPVFTEAAKVWEPQFRFGKINTEEQQALAAQFNIRSIPTLMIFKQGQLLAQQAGALPKSAFDQWLKRYS; encoded by the coding sequence ATGATTATCGCTTGCCCCCACTGTGACACCTTAAACCGCGTGCCCAAGGAGCGGTTAACTGAGCAGCCGACCTGCGGTAAATGCAAACGCAGTGTGTTTGCCGCGGCGCCCATCGAGCTTACAAGCGCCAATTTTAGCCATCACGCCCATAAGTCAGAATTGCCCTTAGTGGTCGATTTTTGGGCAAGCTGGTGCGGCCCCTGTAAAAGTTTTGCACCTGTTTTTACCGAGGCGGCAAAAGTATGGGAACCCCAATTCCGCTTCGGCAAGATAAATACCGAGGAACAGCAAGCGCTGGCGGCCCAATTTAATATCCGCTCCATTCCGACTTTAATGATTTTCAAGCAAGGGCAACTCCTCGCGCAACAAGCCGGAGCTTTACCTAAATCGGCGTTCGATCAATGGCTAAAGCGCTATAGCTAA
- a CDS encoding FKBP-type peptidyl-prolyl cis-trans isomerase gives MTELEVIDLVVGEGKAAVKGALITTQYRGFLQDGTQFDSSYDRGQAFQCVIGTGRVIKGWDQGIMGMKVGGKRKLLVPAHLAYGERQVGAHIKPNSDLTFEIELLEVLTRD, from the coding sequence ATGACTGAATTAGAAGTAATAGATCTGGTTGTCGGTGAAGGAAAAGCAGCCGTAAAGGGCGCGTTGATCACCACCCAATACCGCGGCTTTTTGCAGGACGGTACCCAATTTGATTCCTCCTATGACCGTGGTCAGGCATTTCAATGTGTGATTGGCACTGGCCGAGTGATTAAAGGCTGGGATCAAGGCATTATGGGCATGAAAGTCGGCGGTAAGCGTAAGTTGTTAGTACCTGCACATTTGGCCTATGGTGAGCGTCAAGTGGGCGCACATATTAAACCCAATTCGGATCTGACCTTCGAAATTGAGCTATTAGAAGTACTGACCCGAGACTAA
- a CDS encoding DASS family sodium-coupled anion symporter, with product MSLVQSTSVPPNHSPVNNGLEKQKMLILIADILLLFALYYGLPFDQGVNTGLAILVFAAILWLTEAIHISITAILVPILAVFFGVFETKEAMSNFANPIIYLFFGGFVLAAALHHQKIDTLIAQKLLLASKGKLSIACLMLFGVTALLSMWISNTATTAMMLPLALGILQQLDRKTYHSTYVFLLLGIAYSANIGGIGTLVGSPPNAIAAAQVGLSFSDWLKFGIPTVVLMLPMMLIALYWYFKPDLSAKCELALEDQKLTFQGKLTLVIFLATVCCWIFSVPLANALGGITQFDTIVALGAVVLLAGLGLVGWKKIESTTDWGVLILFGGGLTLSAVLKSTGTSVFLAHWMTDIFGSTHMSLFVFAVIAFVVMLTEFASNTASAALLVPVFAAIAEALGVSPVMLSVLIGIAASCAFMLPVATPPNAIVYGSGHIKQSEMVRVGMIINFISMIVLGIIAHTFWDI from the coding sequence ATGTCTTTAGTGCAATCAACGTCGGTTCCACCCAATCATTCACCCGTAAATAACGGGCTCGAAAAGCAAAAAATGCTGATCTTAATCGCAGATATTTTGCTGCTATTCGCCTTGTATTACGGATTACCCTTCGATCAAGGCGTCAATACGGGTCTTGCGATCTTAGTATTTGCGGCCATTCTGTGGTTAACCGAAGCGATTCATATCAGTATTACCGCGATTTTAGTGCCTATTTTGGCCGTGTTCTTTGGGGTATTTGAAACCAAGGAGGCCATGAGTAACTTTGCTAATCCAATTATCTATCTGTTTTTCGGCGGTTTTGTGCTTGCCGCTGCATTGCATCATCAAAAGATTGATACCTTGATCGCCCAAAAATTGCTGCTGGCCTCTAAAGGTAAATTGAGCATTGCCTGTTTAATGTTGTTTGGGGTAACGGCGCTGCTGTCCATGTGGATCAGTAATACCGCGACCACGGCGATGATGTTGCCCTTAGCACTGGGAATTTTGCAGCAGTTGGACCGTAAAACCTACCACAGCACCTATGTTTTTTTACTGCTAGGCATTGCCTATTCTGCCAACATTGGCGGTATTGGTACTTTAGTCGGCAGCCCGCCAAACGCGATTGCCGCGGCGCAGGTGGGGTTAAGTTTTAGCGATTGGCTGAAGTTTGGTATTCCAACCGTTGTCTTAATGCTGCCTATGATGCTTATCGCGCTCTATTGGTATTTTAAGCCTGACTTGTCGGCTAAATGCGAGCTTGCACTTGAAGATCAAAAGCTGACTTTCCAAGGAAAACTGACTCTGGTTATCTTCCTTGCGACCGTCTGTTGCTGGATTTTCAGTGTGCCGCTTGCAAATGCCCTCGGCGGAATTACCCAGTTTGATACTATCGTTGCCCTCGGTGCAGTCGTGTTGCTGGCAGGTTTAGGGCTAGTGGGTTGGAAGAAGATTGAATCGACCACTGATTGGGGCGTGTTGATCCTATTTGGTGGCGGTTTGACCTTAAGTGCTGTGCTTAAAAGTACGGGCACAAGCGTGTTCCTCGCCCATTGGATGACCGACATTTTTGGCAGTACCCATATGTCGCTGTTCGTTTTTGCGGTGATCGCCTTTGTGGTGATGCTGACGGAATTTGCCAGTAATACGGCGAGTGCTGCCCTGTTAGTGCCTGTATTTGCAGCGATTGCCGAGGCATTAGGGGTATCACCTGTGATGTTATCTGTGCTGATTGGTATTGCCGCTTCTTGCGCCTTTATGTTGCCAGTGGCCACCCCGCCTAACGCGATTGTTTACGGTTCTGGCCATATTAAACAGTCAGAAATGGTGCGTGTCGGTATGATCATCAACTTTATCAGCATGATAGTGCTGGGAATTATTGCCCATACTTTCTGGGATATTTAA